The Myroides phaeus DNA segment CCAGATGGAGAGTTTCGCGTTTTCCAAGAGCGTATTCGCGGTTTGGAGTACAATATTTCTCACTACGGAGAACACTTCTATGTAACAACTAACTTAGATGATGCAGACAACTTTAAGTTGATGAAATGTACAGAAACGCAAACGTCTGTTGAAAACTGGGTTGAGGTAATCCCTCATCGCGAGGAAGTGTTGTTAGAGGATATTGATATTTTTAAAGATTATTTGGTTATTTCTGAGCGTTCAAACGGACTTGTTCACTTGCGTATTTTGCCTTGGAACAATCCTGAACAAGGGTATTATCTACCTTTCGGAAGTGAAACGTATAATGCTTATACAACAACGAATATTGACTTTGACACTGACATTTTGCGTTATGGTTACCAATCGTTAAATACGCCTGCTTCTATCATTGATTTCAATATGAAAACCAAAGAGAAAGAGGTAAAGAAGGAACAAGAGGTATTGGGAACTTTTGACAAGAACGATTACGTAGAAGAACGTATTTGGGCTACAGCGAAAGACGGAGTAGAAGTGCCTATTTCAATGGTGTACAAAAAGGGAATGAAGAAAGATGGTTCTAATCCTTTCTTGTTATACGCTTACGGTTCGTACGGATATTCGATGGAACCTTATTTTTCAACGACGCGTTTGAGTTTGTTAGACAGAGGATTTGTGTACGCAATTGCACACATTCGCGGAGGGGAAGATATGGGACGTGATTGGTATGAAGATGGTAAACTGTTAGAAAAGAAAAACACGTTTAACGACTTTATCGCTTGTTCTGAACACGTGATTAAAGAAGGATATACTTCTAAAGAACACTTGTATGCAGAGGGTGGTTCTGCAGGGGGAATGTTGATGGGGGTTATTGTAAACGAACGCCCTGATTTGTACAATGGTGTTATTGCACAAGTACCTTTTGTGGATGTGGTAACAACGATGTTAGACGATAGTATTCCGTTGACAACAGGGGAGTATGATGAGTGGGGTAACCCAAATGATAAAGAGTATTATGACTATATGTTGTCTTATTCGCCAATTGACAATGTAAAAGAGCAAGCGTATCCGAATATGTATGTATCTACGGGATTACACGATTCGCAAGTGCAGTATTGGGAACCTGCGAAGTGGATTGCTAAATTGAGAGTGATGAAAACAAATGACAATCAGTTGTTTTTAGATACAAATATGGATGCAGGACACGGAGGAGCTTCAGGTAGATTTGAAGCTTTGAAAGAAGTAGCAAAAGAGTTTGCTTTTATGTTCGATTTAGAAGGAATTACGAAATAGTTAGCACTATTTTTTAGTAAATTTGTTAGGTATAAAGGAAGTCGATACAGCAATGTGAAGGCTATAATAAAAAATAAAATTATGAAAGAAGAGATTCAAGCGTATGATAATGTATTGTCTTTTGTAGGAAATACACCTTTAGTAAAATTGCCAAAAGCAACTGCTAAGTTAGAAGGAAACTTCTACGGAAAAGTGGAGGCTTTTAACGCAGGGCATTCTGCAAAAGATAGAATTGCTTTACATATCATTGAAACAGCTGAGAAGAAAGGGATTTTAAAACCTGGAGATACGATTGTAGAAACTACTTCTGGTAACACTGGATTTAGTATTGCAATGGTAAGCGCTATTAAGGGATACAAATGTGTGTTGTCTGTTAGTGATAAATCATCTCCGGATAAAATCGATATGTTACGTGCAATGGGAGCTACAGTTTATGTATGTCCTGCTAACGTAGCGGCTGATGACCCTCGTTCATATTACGAAGTTGCAAAACGCGTACATAAAGAATTACCTGGTTCTATTTATATCAACCAATATTTTAATGAGTTGAATACGGAGGCTCATTATTTATCTACTGGTCCTGAAATATGGAACCAAACAAATGGTAAGATTACACACTTTGTTTGTTGTTCTGGTACTGGTGGTACTATTTCTGGTACTGCAAGGTTCTTAAAGGAAATGAATCCTAACGTAAAAGTATTAGGTGTTGATGCTTATGGTTCTGTATTGAAAAAATACCACGAAACAGGTGAGTTAGACCCTAATGAGATTGCTCCTTATAAAATTGAGGGATTAGGTAAAAACCTTATTCCTACTGCGACTGACTTTTCTGTAATCGACAAGTTTATGAAAGTGACAGATAAGGATGCTGCACAAGCTGCTCGTGAATTAGCACGTACAGAAGGATTGTTTTTAGGGTATACTTCTGGTGCTGTGTTACAAGCAACAAGACAATATGCTGCTGAAGGTGAGTTTGACAAGGATAGCGTTGTTGTAATGTTATTCCCAGACCACGGTTCTCGTTATATGAGTAAAATTTATAGCGACTCTTGGATGGAGCAACAAGGTTTCTTAGATGGAGAACCTAAAAATGAAATCAACTACGTAAAGTAAGCTTTGCGTTATGCTATAGAAAAGCACCTCAATTGAGGTGCTTTTTTTGTATGTATGTATTTTTTGTACGCTATAGTATCAAAATGTTATATCTTTGATAGTATCAAATGACACTATCAAAGATGAAACCACCCTATATAATTACGAGTAAAATATTGGAATTAGTTCACTTAATTTCGGAGTGTTTAGGTGAAATAAATGCAAGTCATTTATATAAACCTACAA contains these protein-coding regions:
- a CDS encoding S9 family peptidase, with translation MKIDIQAPVAKVKPHEITAHNHTRIDNYFWLNDREDQEVIDYLNAENAYYQEQTAHTQEFQKDLFEEMKARVKEDDSSVPYFYNGYYYITRFEKGQCYPIMSRKKGSMEAEEEILFDCNQMAEGHAYFHLRGVNVSEDNQWAAYGVDTVSRREYTLYVKNLITGEISPIEITNTTGSSTWAADNKTLFYSRKDEVTLRADKIYKHKLGTAVDQDVLVYFEEDETFDTYVSKEKSHKYIVIGSESTLTSEYRILESNNPDGEFRVFQERIRGLEYNISHYGEHFYVTTNLDDADNFKLMKCTETQTSVENWVEVIPHREEVLLEDIDIFKDYLVISERSNGLVHLRILPWNNPEQGYYLPFGSETYNAYTTTNIDFDTDILRYGYQSLNTPASIIDFNMKTKEKEVKKEQEVLGTFDKNDYVEERIWATAKDGVEVPISMVYKKGMKKDGSNPFLLYAYGSYGYSMEPYFSTTRLSLLDRGFVYAIAHIRGGEDMGRDWYEDGKLLEKKNTFNDFIACSEHVIKEGYTSKEHLYAEGGSAGGMLMGVIVNERPDLYNGVIAQVPFVDVVTTMLDDSIPLTTGEYDEWGNPNDKEYYDYMLSYSPIDNVKEQAYPNMYVSTGLHDSQVQYWEPAKWIAKLRVMKTNDNQLFLDTNMDAGHGGASGRFEALKEVAKEFAFMFDLEGITK
- a CDS encoding PLP-dependent cysteine synthase family protein, with protein sequence MKEEIQAYDNVLSFVGNTPLVKLPKATAKLEGNFYGKVEAFNAGHSAKDRIALHIIETAEKKGILKPGDTIVETTSGNTGFSIAMVSAIKGYKCVLSVSDKSSPDKIDMLRAMGATVYVCPANVAADDPRSYYEVAKRVHKELPGSIYINQYFNELNTEAHYLSTGPEIWNQTNGKITHFVCCSGTGGTISGTARFLKEMNPNVKVLGVDAYGSVLKKYHETGELDPNEIAPYKIEGLGKNLIPTATDFSVIDKFMKVTDKDAAQAARELARTEGLFLGYTSGAVLQATRQYAAEGEFDKDSVVVMLFPDHGSRYMSKIYSDSWMEQQGFLDGEPKNEINYVK